In Scatophagus argus isolate fScaArg1 chromosome 7, fScaArg1.pri, whole genome shotgun sequence, a genomic segment contains:
- the etfa gene encoding electron transfer flavoprotein subunit alpha, mitochondrial, producing the protein MNRALNRTSLKQLTGLLQRFQSTLVVAEHNNDKLTPITLNAITAASKLGGEVSCLVAGTNCAKVVEQISKVHGVKNVLVAQHDCYKGFLPEELTPLILETQKQFNFTHICAGASAFGKSLLPRVAAKLDVAPVSDIIEIKSPDTFVRTIYAGNALSTVKCNEAIKVLTVRGTSFEAAPTEGGSAASQDVSAASPTGVSEWLEQTLTKSDRPELTSAKVVVSGGRGLKSGENFKLLYDLADKMNAAVGASRAAVDAGYVPNDMQVGQTGKIVAPELYIAVGISGAIQHLAGMKDSKTIVAINKDPEAPIFQVADYGLVADLFKAVPEMTAALNK; encoded by the exons ATGAACAGAGCTTTGAACAGAACAAGTCTGAAACAGTTG ACTGGTCTCCTCCAAAGGTTTCAAAGCACCTTGGTGGTTGCAGAGCACAACAATGACAAGCTGACCCCCATTACACTCAATGCCATCACAGCTGCTAGTAAGCTGGGTGGAGAGGTGTCATGCCTGGTTGCTGGAACAAACTGCGCAAAG GTTGTGGAGCAAATCAGCAAAGTGCACGGTGTGAAGAATGTTCTGGTTGCTCAACATGATTGTTACAAAGGGTTCCTGCCGG AGGAGTTGACTCCGCTTATCCTGGAAACACAAAAGCAATTTAATTTCACCCACATCTGTGCTGGTGCATCTGCCTTTGGAAAG agttTGCTTCCCAGAGTTGCTGCCAAGTTGGATGTTGCTCCAGTTTCAGATATTATTGAGATCAAGTCTCCAGACACTTTTGTGAGAACCATTTATGCTG GAAATGCTCTCAGCACTGTGAAATGTAATGAGGCGATCAAGGTCTTAACAGTCAGAGGGACGTCTTTTGAGGCAGCTCcaacagagggaggaagtgCTGCGTCACAAGATG tttctgctgcttcacCCACTGGAGTTTCTGAGTGGCTGGAACAGACTCTGACAAAGAGTGACCGTCCAGAGCTGACCAGCGCCAAGGTTGTTGTGTCAGGAG GAAGGGGCTTGAAGAGTGGAGAAAACTTCAAGCTGCTTTATGATCTTGCTGATAAGATGAATGCTGCAG TTGGTGCATCCAGAGCCGCAGTGGATGCTGGGTATGTTCCAAACGACATGCAGGTTGGACAGACGGGCAAGATTGTAGCACCA GAATTGTACATTGCTGTTGGTATCTCTGGAGCCATTCAACACCTGGCTGGAATGAAAGATAGTAAG actATTGTTGCCATCAACAAGGACCCAGAGGCTCCCATTTTCCAGGTGGCTGACTACGGATTGGTCGCTGATCTTTTCAAG GCTGTTCCTGAGATGACTGCGGCATTGAACAAgtga
- the isl2a gene encoding insulin gene enhancer protein isl-2a produces MDTLSPGPQRERSRSADVTGRGSLLSLHLSVEEYKFIIQPGTGRSLLPLLSSVCRLALGHFSCMVDILLNTSFLDDMGDHSKKKSGIAMCVGCGSQIHDQYILRVSPDLEWHAACLKCAECSQYLDETCTCFVRDGKTYCKRDYARLFGIKCAKCNMGFCSSDLVMRARDNVYHMECFRCSVCSRHLLPGDEFSLRDDELLCRADHGLLAERASAGSPLSPGNIHSRPLHISDTLSVRHPPHHRNHVHKQSEKTTRVRTVLNEKQLHTLRTCYNANPRPDALMKEQLVEMTGLSPRVIRVWFQNKRCKDKKRSIMMKQLQQQQHSDKPNLQGLTGTALVAGSPIRHDNTVQGNPVEVQTYQPPWKTLSDFALQSDLDQPAFQQLVSFSESGSLGNSSGSDVTSLSSQLPDTPNSMVPSPIDT; encoded by the exons ATGGACACCCTCTCCCCGGGCCCGCAGAGAGAGAGGTCCAGGTCTGCAGACGTCACTGGTCGAGGATCTTTgctttctctccacctctcGGTGGAGGAATACAAGTTTATCATCCAGCCAGGGACGGGACGGTCTCTTCTGCCGCTCCTCTCCTCCGTCTGTCGGCTTGCACTGGGCCACTTCTCCTGTATGGTGGACATCCTGCTCAATACTTCTTTCTTGGATGATATGGGGGATCATTCAAAAA AGAAGTCGGGAATCGCAATGTGTGTGGGCTGTGGAAGTCAGATACACGACCAGTACATCCTGAGAGTCTCCCCGGACCTGGAGTGGCATGCAGCCTGCCTCAAGTGTGCAGAGTGCAGCCAGTATCTGGACGAGACCTGCACTTGCTTCGTCCGAGACGGAAAGACTTACTGTAAAAGAGATTATGCGAG ATTATTTGGCATCAAATGTGCGAAGTGTAACATGGGCTTCTGCAGCAGCGACCTGGTGATGAGAGCCCGGGACAACGTGTATCACATGGAGTGTTTTCGGTGCTCGGTTTGCAGCCGACACCTCCTGCCCGGGGACGAGTTCTCACTGCGGGACGATGAACTGCTGTGTCGGGCGGATCACGGCTTGTTGGCGGAGCGGGCCTCTGCAGGGAGCCCGCTGAGCCCCGGGAACATCCACAGCAGACCGCTGCACATCTCAG ACACACTTTCGGTCCGGCATCCACCCCATCACCGAAACCACGTCCACAAGCAGTCCGAGAAGACCACCCGGGTCCGGACCGTGCTGAACGAGAAGCAGCTCCACACCCTGCGGACCTGCTACAACGCCAACCCGCGACCGGACGCTCTGATGAAGGAGCAGCTGGTGGAGATGACCGGCCTGAGTCCCAGGGTGATCCGCGTCTGGTTTCAGAACAAGCGCTGCAAAGACAAGAAGAGGTCGATCATGATgaagcagcttcagcagcagcaacacagcgACAAACCC AATCTGCAGGGCCTGACAGGCACAGCTCTGGTGGCAGGCAGTCCAATCCGGCACGACAACACCGTGCAAGGGAATCCTGTGGAGGTGCAAACCTACCAGCCACCTTGGAAAACCCTCAGCGACTTCGCCCTGCAGAGCGACCTGGACCAGCCCGCCTTCCAACAACTG GTGTCCTTCTCTGAATCGGGCTCTCTGGGCAACTCCTCGGGCAGTGATGTGACCTCTCTGTCGTCGCAGCTACCGGACACCCCGAACAGTATGGTGCCGAGTCCCATCGACACGTGA